The DNA window AacaattcatcattcaattatcaatgtattttttcatcattacttaattattatttttttctatattttacataaaaaaattatatgtaaatatttCAATCCcctaattaaagtaaaaatattgtACATGAGCCTTTTTAATGCATGCACAAATATTTCAATTGAattccaaaatatttattttagaaaacccAATCcagatatataaatatatataagacaGCCATAATTTTCATAAAGCCGGCCAGACCAAATTGATAGAAATACATTAGGTCGATTAGATTCAAATAAAATCCGAAATGCCAATCAATCTTTTTTCAATATCTCCTCACGTAATTATACAGTGAGAAAACACAAGCTCTTGCGTATAAATGCTTCTCCGATTCCCAACCCAGACAACAAGTATTCTCCTTCAGAAGCATGTCCCAGCAGAcaagcttgatttttttccatgaaagaaAGGTGCATTTGGTTTCCATGAAACAATTAAGGGTCACGTGGATTTTGTCCATTTTGCTTTTGACAATCTTACCATATGGTGGACTTGTGCAATGTATTCATTAGTGCCACGACCCACGAGCTTCACCGCCCCCATAGCCTGCTATTTTTATCAGCATAtatagaagagaagaagaaaccaAAATGCTATTCTTTCATTTTACTTGGAGAAAGGTTGGCTTCCCTTCTTGGCAACATGAGTTGGAATTGCTATATATGTTGTAACGTAAGAgctgtttttcctttctttaacaaatgaaaattgaatttccaAAGCGTACGTATTGACTTTGTGAAAAGCATGTCAGGAAGATGTGTTTCCATTCCCTGAAAGTTGAAAATTCATGGGCTTGGCTAGGCCGTCAACTTTGTCGTTTACTGCTCAATATAAGAACAGAACCAAATAAATGGCCAGCTACAACATACCCTACAGATGTGGATGAAGTTTAATACTCGAAAGGAGTTCTTGATTCAAGGTGGGTGATGGTAACTTGGTAAGGGTATATTTGCAATCAAAGAAACATTGACAGCACAATTCTCGTATAGTGTGgagtttaattatatatatatctggcgACGGAGTTGGGTGAGAGAGCTTTGACGGTCGTTAACAATGACGTCCTTGGATTGGACAATTGTCAGCAAgccctaaaagaacaaaatgCAGTGTCAGACAGGTGTTGAATCCTTTACAATACCAATACATAGTGTTGTTCGCAATTGTAAGCCGAATTCTACGCTCGATCGCACAGCCTAATTAATGAGTATTTGActatatatcatgaaaaatgaaCAAATCTCAAACTAATTATTATTGATGACATTTCACGGGCAAAATCGTGAAtggatttttttccttactAGTAATTATtcagaattttgattttaaaaaaccatcaaGTCATTACActgtacttaaaaaaataaaaatcatgagtGCCCATAGTTATAGTTTGTGGTTCCTTGCTTTCGAAGGTGTCGAAGGAAATTTAAAAAACGATAAAGATGTTCCTTGAcaattataaataaaccctgtaaaaatacaaatttatccCTATAGACTAGTTCAatgggtttttttaatgatgaaaatataaatttattattataatccataGTAATTTACGGTACTTTAGCCACTTAAAGTGAGATTCACCATTTCATTGGTAGGCTTTTTTCATGTAAAGGTCCTCCCTCACtcatcttaaattaattaatggtgGAAAGTGGGAAGAATttcaaaaccctttttttttttggtagaattATCGATTTCCACTACATAAATTCGCGTTCGGCTTTCGGCTTTCGGCTTTTGGCCCTTTTTATGGTTTGGAGGGGGCCCGTGTTCAACATGCATGTCCTGCAATCATCTCCAAATCAGGAAAATACACTTTCAACGTCATGcaataatcaattaaatcaaCTATACTTTTAAGCCCATTTTATGGATTAATTAATCAGAGCTAGCAATATTGCTGTATTTCATGCCCTTAAAAAAGATTACTAAGTAATAAATTCTCTCATATTCATATATAGTTACGTTGATCTACTGCTATTATCAGCTACCCTAATGAATTTCTATAATGTAATTAGTTTTGCATAACAGATGAATTGGGTCTGTGCATGATGAAGTCGTGAGATAACTTCATGcagaaattgagtttttaatagCTTGCGATCCTAGGCCTGGGCTTGAGATGTAAGTTTTGTATCTAGGAATGGTTGTTAAGCTTCATCAATGACGGGAAGTtcgcttgaaaaaataatccttTCATAAAATGAGGGATGTATAGGATATATGTAAAAATGAATTATTGTAGAACTTTTTTCATTTATCTGGTGATCCAGGATGTTTATAAACTTTGATCATGTTAACTTATCATAGGACATTGGTTGCACAATAATTAATTGGTGAAGAGGTTGGTAATTATCAATGacatatttgtaaaaaataatcattaataagAAAGGAGACATCTTTTTTACATAGAATGTGGTACATGTGTGATAATTGATTATAAATATGGTGTCAACCCTGCATAAAATTATGTACTTACAgagaatttattaataaaaaatataaaattatatgtgCATGGACAGAGCAAGGCGTCGCATTCTGATTtattaaaactcaaaaatatattaagtgtGTGCCTAAGTATGGTTTGTACAACCCATGTGttgagaaagagaaggaaaaaatataaaaatagatgtgCGTGGACATAGCAAGCCGTCGCATTCTGacttatcaaaactcaaaaatatatgaagTGTGTGTCAAAGTATGGTTTGTACAACCCATGTGttgagaaggagaaggaaaataATAGGGAGAGAGAGAATTTAGGCAGGCAAGTCTAGTTGTTAATGGCTAGAATTTAACATCCCAAACagctagaatatttttttaatcatgcaccattattcttttttaaaatagatatgtTTCAAAGATTTAACCAGTAAAAATGGTGAgagaaaacttaatttttttatagggatGTTACCTTCTCTATGAACACGTCTACATAAAAGTTCTCATAATTTTACTAGGTTTTTTATAGAAGAATTCCTAATTGTTTTAGAAATAAGTGGTTATAGCGACTTGAAGAAAGATCATTAAtccctttaaaaataaatgatcataGAAACTTATAAAAAgattcataattcttttaaatataaatgatcACGAGGACTTGAagagtaattttttattcttttagagATACTGAAAAAACATATGAAGACTGAGTTGAGAtatgaaaatttttttattgatatatatttggAGATGTGAATATCTCACCATGGAGATTTTAATGGATATCTTTATTTGAGCCATTAATTAGAGAcgtggataaaaaaaaaatcaatataaaatttatttttaaaacaaaaaaattatgaagaagcTCTTTCAACTACGTTACTAAAAACACATATTGGTTTGTGTTGTCTTTCAGTTGCCTATGTCCTAACATCTGACAATTTCTCATTTCCTAACCAGTTAATATTGGCTGTTGATATTGGATTATGTTTACCACAAGTGCATAGGGATCCCCTGACACCCTTGACTAATTTGGTCCTTCTCAAAGCATGtcattgaaaaaaaccatggtCTGTCTTGAAGACACCAACATGCACACATAAAAGTCTAAGGTCTCATTATAATTGTCTTAGCAATGCTTGTTTCTACATAGACCAGCCAGACATTACTTTGGCTCTTTCGCTGATACACTCAAACTCAAGGGGACATCCTGCTACCGCACGGGCACGCTTGGGTCACCTCAAAGTCAAAGATTTTTAGGTGTTGGCTATTTGATTATTTGCAGTTTGTAGTTTGCAAGAACAAGAAAGCAGGGCCAGGCCATGCATATTGTCTTATTCCTTGTCCAGTCACCACCGAAAGTGATCTTCTGTCTATTGGTTTCTTGCACTTGTAATGTCTTGGACAAATTCTTGGaacaaacaacttggaatcatAGAGGAGAGAAGAGTGCTGTCGTAATTGGGGTCAAGTTTCCTTTGAGCGTATTCTTCACATCTTACCATTAAAAGGACCACAGCTGGTGAAAACTGCCAAGCTACAGCCTACAATGGAGTACAAAGAGGAGCAAAATTGCAATTGAAATCGAAATGGACCTTAATAATTTATGCCATTAACCTGTTCAAGGACCCAGGTGCTTGAACAATTATTGTGACACAAGCAAGGCTGTGAATCTCAAGTTGGGTATAGCTCTATCAGACTACTACTAATGGCGGGAGGACCTCAGGCGCTCCATTCAGAGAGCACTGCTCTGTAATCCACATTATTGTGAACTTGATTCAACAAACTTCTGCAGTAAATGATTGCAAGCAACTATTCAGTTTTCGACCGTGTTGTAATCACTGTCATTAATAATCAAGAACAAGATTATGACATTCATTGCAAATCTACAACCAATCTTAATTATCCTACTTCTAGAAGATTTGAAAATGACTGAATAATTCATTTACCATCGTCCGCGCACTTAGTTGAATATGAAACCTTTTCTGAAATGATTTTTCATATTCACAGAACATGCTCATACTGCATGCTGAGATGAGCCAACTACTAATCTAACAGGGTCCTAGTAGACGTTCCTGCCAACCTACCGGCCACTCATTGCTGTAACGCAGAAGTTCGTGTTTTTTCATGACTAACACATGCCATGGTACGACTGGAAAATTCAGCACCATGCAATGCTTCTCCAGATGTGCATTTTACCGATAGCTGGGACATGAGTTTCCCAGATTTTTCACTCGCTAATGCATAAACTGTACTTGATGGGACATAAAAtgatcccttttttttccttaaataatCATGCATGAATGGAAAACCAAAACAAGGCATGACCACACAACGGAACACCGACTGGATCAATCAATTGACGGCGAAGGCCTAGTTTGATCTTGCGCACAGTGGTGACAGCATCAATCCAAGAAAACTTTCTATAGgaatttgcttcttcttttttttcctgttttgggATAAATCATTCGTAAAGAATTTGAATTACTCTGATACAAATGCgcgcttgaaaaaaaaatgatttagatGCATAGAGAACGATGTTGACAGTGATTATGCAGAAGACATCAATTGTATTGCTTGAGTtggaaaattacaattaaaatgaTGGTGCATAAATATGATCTCAATTGAATGACTTGAGGTGGAAAATTTGGCAATTTGGGTGGTATGAGCTCTTTGTTGCAGCCTGCTGAAACTTCTTAATGGCAGCTTCATTTTCTTCTAAGCTAGTCTGAAGGAAAAACCGTACCCACCAAGTCGAGCTCCTCAATTTAGCCTGcagcgccaaaaaaaaaaaaaaaaaaacaagaaaaggctTGCATAACATCATTTTCAGAGTAGAAGGAGTTCAATGATACGGAAACAGATCGGACATATTTTGTAAATGACACACAATAAAGATAACTCTAAGAACAGTATTTGAAAATGTTGTGCAAATAAATTTCTAGATGTCAAGCATTGTTTTATCTCCAACAGTTCTAAGGGCTAGACTTATggaatcttcattcttttatttacaaGAGAGACAACCAGGCTAGAAACGTTGAGTTAGTTAATTGATCTAACTTCCATAATATTTCTTTCAGACCATAATATGTTATATAACATAGACGCAGAACCTCATCTCGACATAAATATTATGCGAGTGTGCTACAATTCCATGCAGCTCCTAAACACAGACAACATGAAGTGATCCAGGAACCGATTCTGATGCCAAAATTAAGTCACTTACCGCCCTTCCAAATTTTGTCACTTCTGCAACTTTAGCTCTGTGTTGACCTGGAAGGCCTGCATTTATCACAACAAAAGGTAATTTAAAAGGTGAAGCACAAAAGGCTTCTATTGTTCTTGTTTCTAGCTTTCTTTGTTGGGCTGTTTGTTATCAGACTTGATGGATTTACAGCCACTCCTTATCGACTTTGATTGTATCTGTATTTCTAACTTTTAATTCAATACGTTATTTATATTCATCTGAAAGAAAAGGTATGAGTGGAGCCGAGTTCATGTAGCAAAATGACAGCTATCTGTAACAATCTCTTgccataataaatttatatcccATCACCAATTCTGGGAACAAAAATCCCAACTTACTCATTTATCCAGTACCATTTTTTGGTGTGTGTGTCTTTCTCCAACATTAAGAACTGGTAAATTTCAAGGACCCGCAAAGGAAaagacttgaattttttttgtaggtGATTGGTATGGCTTTTACATATAGTtcataaatggaaaaaaatcatcaGTTGATCTAACCTAGTGAAGAATATCGGCCTATTTCatgagaattttaaaaacagCACTCAACAAACAAAAACTGAGATCAAAAGGTGCGCATGAAAATTTCTAGCATATTTGATATATAGCAGATTCCTTTTACCTGTAAATATTACAAGACCATCAGCTGATACCCTAGCCAAATCTGGAATTGTCTTGTTGAGGTATCTAGGTGACAAGTAATCCACAGCATCTGACACAATTACaagagaaaatgattttggTCTGTAAGGAAGAGGAAACTTGATATCAGCAACGCGCACGATACCCCTCCGCACTAGTGCTTTGCAGTTACCATCAGCGTCCTCTATGTCATATGGTTCGACACCCCAGGCTTCGGTCTCCTCTTCTTTTAGCAAGTGAGAAACCACAGAACAAGTATTGGGGCCAATATGCAAAACTTTATGCATGCTATCTCCATAAGCCTTCTTCAAAATTGGGATTGCTTCTTGAACCTCGACAGTGCATGAAAAATCACCTGCATAAGCAGAAAAGAGTTCATACCCTTGAAATCGAAGGTAACTtgggtattaaaaaaaaggacataCAACGATAACAGTAACCATAGTGAAAACAGGATTCTTGGCATTTAAATCTCCAGTGGACTCTATTCATGATCAGCAAAGTCCAttcaaatgaaattgaaaaaataaaaaggactaGATAGTTTAAATGTAGGTGCTCGAAATGACCACTCTAATGAATTTTGACAAGCAAAAAGTAAAATTTGCAAGGCACTTAGTGgaaagtattaatatcaaatgtCACACGATGCCTATTGAGGATGACAGTGTAAAAGAAATCGCCATCATATTGTTACACAACATTAAACTAAAATGAACCAAAGCTCTGAAAATTAAGTCAGCCAACTTTACCTTGAACCTTGTTAAAAGCCTGTTTGTTGCCGCCAAATTGTCCTACCATGCGAATAAAATACAGTCAACAGATAGCcaaaagaagataaaagttGTGGAAACTGTGAATGTATGCGATGAAAAGTTGCAACCGGCTAATTCACCCTGCCTCCTTTGCAGGTAAGCTACAGTATGAAATGGTAAACATGCagcaagaattttttttgaagtgccAGAAATGAAGACGCGGCAGAGGAAGTATTGGCGAGATTAATAAGATATTACTCATGGGTTTAACTGAGTACCAACCTGGACTGCTGTATAAATAAGCAAAAAGAAAGACTGCTCCCTGAAAAATTCTCCatcaaaaacagaaataataaaTCAGAGTCCACCGATCCTTACGCCGTGTCTAATCCATTTCAATCCAACAACATTGAATAAATATACACAGATtcgattttttatctttttcttaaagCCAAAATGAACAAGTACCAGGAGAATAAGAGCAATGGGCAAATATGGGGAAGAACGTGGCTGGGAATCGAAGCCAAAAGGAGCACCTATCCCTCCACTCTCTCCATATCGCCGAGAATGTTTTGATGATCTCCTTGACATTGctgcaaattaattaatttgaacttACGATATCCTACGctgtttcaaaaagaaaaatcaagtgagCTAGGCAACCATCTCCATAAATATGCAAAGCATTTAGACCGCACAAATTCGAAAAGGTAATTAGACAAAAATCGGCCTAAGACAATGCAATGCAGATGAGAAAAAAACGAAAGTGGAAATTACCTAGAGACAGTAAGAGTGTAACAACCTCGTTTTTCGAGAAACTAGAGGAATGTTATGGATCTAAAAGATTACATGACTTGTGTGTTTCTTCTGTGGTTTGCAAACGCAGGAATTGCTACACCCGTTCTCGTCGGCTGTGACAACGGGCTTCAGAAAACTGTTTTCCCGGCAGTTTTCTCTCTACCTCGAGcggttaattttttagaatatttactttttaaaatttatttttaatattaatataaaacaaataaatttaattttacaaaaactcTTTCTATCAACAACGGTCCTTATTCTTGTTCTTAATGGCATGTATCAAGGCCTTGCTATTTGGGCCATAATGCTAGAGAAGAGCCTTTAGCAATACCGGATCCAACAGGGTGTCCATCGTAAGAAAGGCCCAAGGGTTTGAAATTCTTACACGTTACGGCTAATGTTTAAAGTAATTGTACGATTATAAGAAGGCCCACAAGGCCTGGTCCATAGAAGGTTTCCTGGCAGTGGCAGTATTTGATTCCCTCATCACTTTATTCCTTtttctgatgtttttttttttcttttaaaagctaAGCAAAGGAGGAAATGCCTTGCCCTTCTTTCTTACATGCAAGGACCCCAACTCCAAAGTATTATATGCGTTCTTTAAGCTGGATCCACTTATATGCAACTCCGCTAGCATCGATGGCAAGTGATTAGTTTACAACCCCCTCTGAATTAAATCCAATTTAAGTGGTTAACCTTTAAaccttttaatttaactatttatctaacatgaatttaaaattaaattgtgtgagaGTTGTCTGACGTGCCTCAGTCAACTTAAAGGTCTAAAGACAACTCGATTAGTCAgtaaaaaacttgatttgacttttaaaaaaaatcaagataatcttatttaatattgagacggCGACATATTAGATCGATCCTGGTTTCGTGACTTAACCCACCAAATGTGCGATCTGAGTGATGGACTCTACTGGGTTtaagaactttgtttttttaagaatatttttcacttaattaTACGATAATAAAACTAGACGCTCATAAAACCAAACCAAGCACAAACTAAATATCAGGATGTTTAAGACtgtgataatcttataaaaagcaaaccgGAACAATTTATAagacaaattcaaaaacaagcaaatgttgagggatgaaattgaaaaaacaatgatga is part of the Populus trichocarpa isolate Nisqually-1 chromosome 2, P.trichocarpa_v4.1, whole genome shotgun sequence genome and encodes:
- the LOC7472630 gene encoding probable pectin methylesterase CGR3 isoform X1 is translated as MSRRSSKHSRRYGESGGIGAPFGFDSQPRSSPYLPIALILLGAVFLFAYLYSSPGQFGGNKQAFNKVQGDFSCTVEVQEAIPILKKAYGDSMHKVLHIGPNTCSVVSHLLKEEETEAWGVEPYDIEDADGNCKALVRRGIVRVADIKFPLPYRPKSFSLVIVSDAVDYLSPRYLNKTIPDLARVSADGLVIFTGLPGQHRAKVAEVTKFGRAAKLRSSTWWVRFFLQTSLEENEAAIKKFQQAATKSSYHPNCQIFHLKSFN
- the LOC7472630 gene encoding probable pectin methylesterase CGR3 isoform X2, with amino-acid sequence MNRVHWRFKCQESCFHYGYCYRCDFSCTVEVQEAIPILKKAYGDSMHKVLHIGPNTCSVVSHLLKEEETEAWGVEPYDIEDADGNCKALVRRGIVRVADIKFPLPYRPKSFSLVIVSDAVDYLSPRYLNKTIPDLARVSADGLVIFTGLPGQHRAKVAEVTKFGRAAKLRSSTWWVRFFLQTSLEENEAAIKKFQQAATKSSYHPNCQIFHLKSFN